The stretch of DNA acatttgtaacattactgacacctaatgaccagtgtagagtattacttattcacagcgtctttgaatgagtcttctggatgccttatgcagttgtccctcgtttatcgcggttaattggttcaagatCAGACCCTTAACACCTATATAGTTACCTTACATTTGTATgaccccaatatagtagatataatcagataaaacaagacatattagacatagacTCACATATTAGCAGTCCCTTGTTTTCTTACTGGACAGCGTACGTCCAACGTACGTCCGCCATTAAAatacatcaatgtattgtaatggaggctttaaatggctttgacCCGATACAGTCGACAAAActagagtaaataagccatttacgacGTAATTAAAATTCCTGTTGGAGCAGTGTCACAATAAAATATGTTCCCGAGGGAACCTTAGCGACGAATCTGGCacctgtctcaccgaacaattactgacacctagtggccaatgtagaacacagtactacattcacaagtcgaatgcttctgccttgtgtttgtatttaattcatttagtttgttcatgtagccatttttatgattaaaaatgcttaatttaggcgaagaataagtacaatttgcttaaatatgcataataggctgtattcaaccgtGAAACGGCTATcatttattaaaacatttttgaaaaaccgcaatagtgtgacggagcaatgttcgaaccgtgatgcagcgagggatgactttgtattttagttcatttagccatttttatgcttgaaaatgctttaattTCGGCAAATATCTGGAAAGTTTGCTTCAACTAGCATGTTTTTCACTAATAAGTCATATTCAACCCCAaaacattaatatattttttatatattttttagacacttccacactgaatccagtggggggaaaaaaaaaaggcttgcaAACCTGCAAATTCATTGAAGTGGTTGCCAATGTCAAACGCCTGGTAGTTGTAACTGGAGTATTCGTAGTCTATAAAGCGAACATGAGCTGAAACACAAAACAAGGAGGCGGTCAGTGTGTTTCGGATGCGACAACCTCCAATCAGCGACAGAGCAGCACAAAGTACATTTTGGAGTTTCGGTGAGCTGTGGGTCATTGGCTGGTTCTGAGCTGGTTTTCGTGTCCTTGTGCGACATGCTCATTTGAAAATGAAATAAGAAAAATGACTGGCACGTCTTATTTCACCTTCGGCTTGTGCAAAAGGATTTTCAGTCGTGTCGCACTGCGTTTGCTACAGCAAACCAGTAGCCTTGATCAGTGACCTCTTTTCAAGCACACTTTGCAGCGCAGCCCCCATCTTCACAAACAGTGGTATAAATAAAGGTGGACTAATCAGATTTCATTTCACCTCCAGCTCAAGGAGACATTCcatgtagcaaaaaaaaaaaaaagaggcccAGTTAATCAGCTAATGAACCTCATGTAATATAATCAAGCGCTTGTAATCAGAGTCTGTGGCGGCGATTACTCGTCCAAGTGCCAGCCAAGCGTCATACGACTTCATATATAAAACTCCACAGGTGATAATGTAGCAATACTAAAAGGCTGCTTCAGGCCGTTATGAGCAAACAATTTTATGTCTTGAGCATCTAACAGTACGCAACGCTGACGTCCGCAAAAAGGCTGAAGGAAGCAGTGGAGGATTTGAGGCACTTGGAGCGCCAGCTGCAAAATACTACATCAGGTTAAATGGAGGCCCGGGGGAAGccaaagtacttgttgtcaaGCACATCAAGAAACTGGACAAACATTGAAGATGACATCCTCTCAGAGACAGACGCAGCTGGAAGTCAACAATCACAAACCATAACTCCACAATAATACAGACTATGTCAAATTCAACAATATAAAGAAGcacatttaatgtatttattatcaccAATAACTCAATTTATATACGGAAATTACTGATAAATTGTGTGATTCAaacaaaatatatgtatttagaaCACATGCATCTTATCCAACGCAGGAACATTCGTTTATTCTccagcattttttgttgtttttttgtttgtgtttttgggtGTTTCCAACTCAAAGCTGCAGCACATACCCACAACCGTACATACCCTCTTTGCTGTTGTGAATGATGTTCTTGCAGAGCAGATCATTGTGGCAGAGCACCACAGGCGAACCCAGCGTGGACAGATGCTCTTTCATCCACACCATCTCCTGCTCCAGCACCGCCTTGCTAGGTACTTCCTTCTGGATTCTAGATTGGGGACGCAGCGACAGCAAAATGGACGACAGTCAATAAAATCTTGTTATGGAATGAATGAGTGTCAATTCAGCAAAGGATAACTACCATGGATACACAGAATGTTGAGTCGAGACTTGAGCTAATTGTAATGGGATTGTGGGAGTTAATCATACAGTCAGCCACACCTATTCACAACGGCATCCCTTCTAAGCAGGTTCTTTCTCCCCACCTGTGGCGTGCTCTATGAACTCCCAGGGGGACTGAAACTCACGCATGTCTTGATTAGGCACCTGATACACCTTACTTTGCATGGGGTTACATATTTTTCAGCTTCAGGCAGCTGTGCAGCAAGCGTCTGCTCCTTGTGCATCCAGGAAACAAGCTGTTCCCGTTACTAAGGAAAACAATAAAGTGATTTTATAGGCTAAGCTAAGCAAACATCTGCTGCCCTGCCGTCCGATTCCAGATTGGTTTGATTGTCACAATTACACAAGCATCAAGCTAGGCTTAATGCAAGGGCCACTACTATCAAGATATCTGCCTTAACCTTGTCTATCTAGCAGTTCCGAGTCAAGAGATGCATTTTCCTGCCTACAACCCAAACAACACAACCGAATATACAAAACACCTACATTTAACCATCCAAATTTAGCAAGAGCCTGCCTGTACTGGGTCATTTCTACATCGAGGCGATGGAAAAAGGTTAGTCTGGATTTGCTTGGTCGGCTATCAGCATATATTCTTTTAAAAAGAACAGGATAATGACACCGTATTAACACAATGGTTGACAATCACTGCAACATCTCACCTGATGTTGGAGGCTTGGTCTGTGAACTCTGTGGCCACAAGTGAGAAgtattttctcattttaatCCAGAGGTTGGGTTTAGGGATGCATCCATTGTGTGCATGGATTGCGTGGATACGAGCCATCTCTTTGGCTATCAGTCTGTAGGAAGACGTGTGCGTGGAAATATTAATATGGTTCCCATTCAAGTAAAAGCACAACACAAATTACATTCAATATTCCTAATATACATACGTGCATTACTTTGCCCATGTTTAaaattactgtattatacaCAGGCTCAAATACATCTGTAAATTCAGCAAAATCCCTTCAATAAGCGGAGGTGAAGATGCCAGAATGCCCtattagcttgtcgtgggtgaTCATGATTGACTGAAGCTGAGTTTCTTTGAgagcataaaaatgatttgtttgAGAGCACCCACTGGATTGGCTAACACTCGAACTGGAAAGTTCAAGGAACTCAGTGAAGATCTGCAAAGGAGAACTGTAGATTCTACAGCCATTTGGAAAAATTGGACATTATCgtctttgtttgtgtaagctaactctcCTACTCTTGAACCGCTGCGCACTGAAGAGTGAAAATCCCCAACCTGAGCAAAGCAGGATCCCTGACGTCCTGTGTCCCGAGAGCATCCCCCTGCATGAATTCGTAACAGATGCCATTTTGAAAGGTGCAGTACAGACGAGGAGCACAACCATTTGCATGCAGCACCTGGTGggacacaaacatgcaaaagatttGGAAACCAGTtggacactttaaaaaaatgaaacttcTACCTGAAAGCTTTTAAGCTCGTTGTCTCGGTCAACAATTAGCTCAGTCTTGTTCCCGTACACTCTGACCAGGACCACGTCTTCTGGGCTGTCCTCCATATAGCAGCCCACCAGTTTGTTGGTTGTACCGTCGGTGAAGAACTGAAGGAGGGAAGATATAAAATGAGCAACCTTCATGTAGATGATTGAAATTGGAGTGAGAGATACTTGAGGGTTTGCAAAGCTCAGGGCACAAATGACGCTTTTGTAGAGTTCTGAACCACAGAAACACTGCTGTAAACTGGTGCAGTTTGCATATTTATCATAAAGTTAAACAGATATTGCATTCATCTGCCTTAAGAATATCAGTTGAAGGGAAATGACAGCAAATTAAGTAAATGAAGGTTATTAAAATGGCCAATATGCAAGTAAAGCACTCGTATAAAGGTTATGAAATGACTGGCACGCAATAACTCAGTTATTGGCAGGGGTGCCCCTGGCCAAATTGGTGCCCTAAGCagaattttatttgttaaattgttcaataaCGTATTTTTGGTACAAAATAACTTAACAGAATGTGAAAAACTGCTCAGGGCTGGGATCGAATGTGCACCCTCTGCGTTGAAAGGCAGCACCtgcaccattacaccaccagcaGGGGAATTTCCGAGCGACCCGACTTGATGCGCTTTGCCTCACGGCAGCCTTGCACATCCTGTGCGCATTTGCAGAAAATGCAACCCCCGAGAAATGGGGCCCTCATGGGTCTTGGGGCCCTACACTCCGCGCGTGTTCTGCATGTAGGGAGTGGCGGCTCTAGTTATTGGGCAGTGTACAATTACTCAAAAGTACCAAGGTAAGCAAAATGTGCAAACGTCTAAGAGATGGAAACATGCCAGTGGAAACCTGTAGGGCAACACATCTCACCACAGTCAACACAACAGACGCACATGGCCTATATCTCTCATCACAGACGCTCCCTCACACATATCTGGCATTCCGCGCATGGCTGACCACAAAGGTGGCCGTGCAGTCATCCCTGTTATGACCATAGACACACTGGCAAAAACACAGTTGTCTACTACATGACTGATCCCCCCCCGCCTGCCACACAATACACCGCTAAAACCGGTGAC from Dunckerocampus dactyliophorus isolate RoL2022-P2 chromosome 8, RoL_Ddac_1.1, whole genome shotgun sequence encodes:
- the etnk2 gene encoding ethanolamine kinase 2, which gives rise to METQIHVPVGSPVIRRIPIFVDEHDVTEGAMKLIKELRPAWDKDHVKTKFFTDGTTNKLVGCYMEDSPEDVVLVRVYGNKTELIVDRDNELKSFQVLHANGCAPRLYCTFQNGICYEFMQGDALGTQDVRDPALLRLIAKEMARIHAIHAHNGCIPKPNLWIKMRKYFSLVATEFTDQASNIRIQKEVPSKAVLEQEMVWMKEHLSTLGSPVVLCHNDLLCKNIIHNSKEAHVRFIDYEYSSYNYQAFDIGNHFNEFAGMAELDYGLYPSREMQMGWLKFYLQAYKLFTKKTEEVSVQELETLYVQVNKFALASHFFWGFWALIQAKYSSIDFDFLGYAVLRFNQYFKIKPEVMALQIPE